One genomic segment of Cervus canadensis isolate Bull #8, Minnesota chromosome 14, ASM1932006v1, whole genome shotgun sequence includes these proteins:
- the LOC122453300 gene encoding succinate dehydrogenase [ubiquinone] cytochrome b small subunit, mitochondrial-like has protein sequence MATLWRLSVLCGSREGRALFPRTPVGGPAPVSTFLQDRPAQGWCGTQHIHLSASHHAGSMAASLHWTGERVVSVLLLGLLPAAYLNPCSVMDYSLAATLTLHSPWGTGQLVTDHVHGDAVQKAAKTALLVLSAFTFAGLCYVNCHDVGICKVVAMLWKL, from the coding sequence ATGGCGACTCTCTGGAGGCTGAGTGTCCTTTGCGGCTCCAGAGAAGGGCGAGCTCTATTCCCCCGAACCCCAGTGGGTGGACCAGCTCCTGTCTCAACATTTCTCCAGGACCGACCTGCCCAAGGATGGTGTGGAACACAGCATATTCACCTGTCTGCCAGCCACCATGCTGGTTCCATGGCTGCATCTCTCCACTGGACTGGTGAGAGGGTTGTCAGTGTTTTGCTCCTGGGCCTACTTCCAGCTGCTTATTTGAATCCTTGTTCTGTGATGGACTactctctggctgcaaccctcacTCTTCACAGTCCCTGGGGCACTGGACAACTTGTTACTGACCATGTTCACGGGGATGCAGTGCAGAAGGCTGCCAAGACAGCCCTATTGGTGCTCTCGGCTTTCACCTTTGCTGGACTCTGTTATGTAAACTGTCATGACGTGGGCATCTGCAAAGTTGTGGCTATGCTGTGGAAACTCTGA